In the Phaseolus vulgaris cultivar G19833 chromosome 7, P. vulgaris v2.0, whole genome shotgun sequence genome, one interval contains:
- the LOC137827945 gene encoding sugar transport protein 10-like: MAGGSFVSSENGRQYESKITMYVLVTCFVAAMGGLLFGYDLGITGGVTSMETFLTKFFPSVYRQHESQYCKFNNQLLTLFTSSLYLAALVASFFASTTTRMMGRKISMFAGGLFFLLGALINGFAINIKMLIIGRLLLGFGIGYCNQSVPVYLSEMAPTSIRGALNIGFQMMITIGILVANLINYGTAKLESGWRISLGAGAVPAFMLCVGSLFLGDTPNSLIERGKTEEAKKMSQKIRGMDNVDEEFQALVDATEAAKDVEHPWKNITQPKYRPQLTFCSLIPFFQQFTGINVIMFYAPVLFKTLGFGNDTSLMSSVITGGVNVVATFVSIFSVDKFGRRILFLEGGIQMLICQLAVGIMIALKFGVSGEGHFSSGEAATLLFFICAYVAAYAWSWGPLGWLVPSEICSLEVRSAGQGTNVAVNMLFTFIIAQVFLPMLCHLKFGLFFFFAGFVLIMTIFVALFLPETRNVRIEEMNKVWKSHWFWSKFILNDAVTEAHPRMARA; this comes from the exons ATGGCTGGTGGAAGTTTTGTTAGTTCAGAAAATGGAAGACAATATGAAAGTAAGATCACAATGTATGTGTTGGTGACATGTTTTGTAGCAGCCATGGGTGGTCTACTCTTTGGTTATGATCTTGGAATTACGGGAGGAGTCACTTCCATGGAAACATTCTTGACAAAATTCTTTCCTAGTGTTTACAGACAA CATGAGAGTCAATATTGCAAATTCAACAACCAGCTCCTTACTTTATTCACCTCTTCTTTATATCTTGCTGCATTAGTAGCTTCTTTCTTTGCTTCCACCACCACAAGAATGATGGGACGCAAGATCTCAATGTTTGCAGGTGGTTTGTTTTTCCTTCTTGGTGCATTGATCAATGGTTTTGCCATCAATATTAAAATGCTCATCATAGGTCGTTTGTTGCTTGGGTTTGGCATTGGATATTGTAATCAG TCTGTACCTGTGTATTTATCTGAAATGGCTCCAACATCCATAAGAGGTGCACTTAACATTGGATTTCAAATGATGATCACAATTGGCATCTTGGTTGCAAATCTCATTAATTATGGCACTGCCAAACTAGAATCTGGTTGGAGAATTTCTttaggtgctggtgcagttcctGCATTTATGTTATGTGTAGGATCTCTTTTCTTAGGTGACACCCCTAACTCCTTAATTGAAAGAGGTAAGACAGAAGAAGCTAAGAAAATGTCGCAGAAGATTCGTGGCATGGATAATGTTGATGAGGAGTTCCAAGCCCTTGTTGATGCGACTGAAGCAGCCAAAGATGTGGAACATCCATGGAAAAACATTACACAACCAAAATATAGACCTCAACTCACTTTTTGCTCTCTTATTCCATTTTTCCAACAATTCACGGGCATCAATGTCATCATGTTTTATGCACCTGTCCTATTTAAAACTTTGGGTTTTGGTAACGATACTTCCCTTATGTCTTCTGTCATCACTGGAGGTGTTAACGTGGTTGCCACTTTTGTTTCCATTTTCTCTGTGGACAAGTTTGGGAGAAGGATATTGTTCCTCGAAGGTGGCATTCAAATGCTTATTTGTCAG cTTGCTGTTGGAATCATGATTGCTTTGAAGTTTGGAGTGAGTGGTGAAGGCCATTTCAGCAGTGGAGAAGCTGCTActctcttattttttatatgtgcatACGTTGCAGCATATGCATGGTCATGGGGTCCACTAGGGTGGTTGGTTCCTAGTGAAATATGTTCTCTTGAGGTTCGATCTGCAGGTCAAGGCACTAATGTTGCAGTAAACATGTTATTTACCTTTATAATTGCTCAAGTTTTTCTACCCATGCTTTGTCACTTGAAGTTTggtcttttcttcttctttgctgGATTTGTGCTCATCATGACCATTTTCGTTGCCTTGTTTCTGCCCGAGACAAGAAATGTTCGAATTGAAGAGATGAATAAAGTTTGGAAGTCACATTGGTTTTGGAGTAAGTTCATTCTGAATGATGCAGTCACCGAAGCACATCCTCGTATGGCCAGAGCTTGA
- the LOC137828571 gene encoding putative pentatricopeptide repeat-containing protein At5g08310, mitochondrial, translating to MKLKCKNLEISDELMNVGKQRSVLVMALATHKLKLSSFSSLFAKLSFSTTSNNNPLYDSSVADNLVSVFTRQPSAAAAIELNRFAPILTPPLVESVLTRLPTWKLALSFFQWASEQHHHGYRHNCYTYNTIASIFSRSRQTAPLRTLVKHLAESAPCSFTPGALGFLIRCLGQVGLAREAHHVFDEMRVKGLCVPNDYCYNCLLEALSKSGEVDLVEARLEEMKGFGWEFDKFTLTPVVQAYCKARRFDQALRIYNEMREKGWVDARVCAMLALSFSKWGDVDKAFELVESMEGHGMRLNEKTFCVLIHGFVKEGRVDRALQLFEKMCRVGFTPPVSLFDVLIGGLCKSNDAQRALSLLSEMKKFGVAPDVGIFTKLISAFPDRSVIAKLLEEVPEEKEEKTLVLIYNAVLTCYVNDGLMDEACRLLQMMVQSKSSDVQMDDFFKDKKLVFPNAASFSIVIDGLLTNGQLDLALSLFNDIKQFVGRPSVLMYNNLINGLCDSNRLEESRELLREMKVLEIEPTHFTYNSIFGCLCKRKDVLGAIDMLKVMRACGHEPWIKNSTLLVKELCDHGRAVEACGFLDSMVKLGFLPDIVSYSAAMGGLIKIQEVDRALNLLRDLSSRGHCPDVVAFNIMMRGLCKVNRVAEAEKLLDEIVVKGLCPSVVSYNLLIDSWCKSGSVDRAMALLSRMSGEDREPNVFTYSTLVDGFCREERPDDALLVWNEMERKGCSPNRVAFMALIYGLCKCNRPTAALQYLREMEHREMKPDSFIYIALLSAFLSDMNLASAFEIFKEMVYSGFFPKSHDKSYPIVMDAIDKFSKDHRTSSGIQVLMEEGKLPTRCLQ from the coding sequence ATGAAATTGAAATGTAAAAACCTTGAAATCAGTGATGAGCTTATGAATGTTGGAAAGCAGAGGAGTGTGTTGGTGATGGCTCTCGCAACCCACAAACTCAAACTCtcttctttttcctctcttttcGCCAAACTCTCATTTTCAACAACATCCAATAACAACCCTCTTTATGATTCTTCTGTCGCCGACAACCTCGTCTCTGTTTTCACCCGACAACCCAGCGCTGCCGCCGCCATTGAACTCAACCGCTTTGCTCCCATCCTCACGCCTCCCCTTGTGGAGTCCGTCCTCACGCGCCTCCCCACTTGGAAACTCGCCCTCTCCTTCTTCCAATGGGCCTCCGAGCAGCACCACCATGGCTACCGCCACAATTGCTACACCTACAATACCATTGCCTCTATCTTCTCCCGCTCCCGCCAAACCGCCCCTCTCAGAACCCTCGTCAAACACCTGGCGGAGTCCGCTCCTTGTTCCTTCACCCCCGGCGCGCTGGGCTTCCTCATTCGCTGTTTGGGCCAGGTGGGCCTCGCGCGGGAGGCCCATCACGTGTTCGATGAAATGCGGGTGAAGGGTCTTTGCGTTCCCAATGATTACTGCTACAACTGCTTGTTGGAGGCTCTGTCCAAGTCCGGGGAGGTTGATTTGGTGGAGGCGAGGTTGGAGGAGATGAAGGGGTTTGGGTGGGAGTTTGATAAGTTCACGCTGACACCTGTGGTGCAAGCCTATTGCAAAGCTCGCAGATTTGATCAGGCTCTGAGGATTTATAATGAGATGAGGGAAAAAGGTTGGGTTGATGCGCGTGTTTGCGCTATGCTGGCATTGTCGTTTTCCAAGTGGGGGGATGTGGATAAAGCGTTTGAGTTGGTGGAGAGTATGGAGGGACATGGGATGAGGCTAAATGAGAAGACTTTCTGTGTTTTGATTCATGGGTTTGTCAAGGAGGGTCGGGTTGATAGGGCCCTTCAGTTGTTTGAGAAAATGTGTCGGGTTGGCTTCACTCCTCCTGTTTCGTTATTTGATGTTCTCATTGGAGGACTTTGTAAGAGTAATGATGCTCAGAGAGCTCTGAGCTTGCTTTCGGAGATGAAGAAGTTTGGGGTTGCGCCGGATGTTGGGATATTTACTAAGTTAATATCGGCTTTTCCAGACAGAAGTGTGATTGCCAAGTTGCTGGAAGAGGTTCCGGAAGAAAAAGAGGAGAAAACTCTGGTTTTGATTTACAATGCTGTTTTGACTTGTTATGTTAATGATGGATTGATGGATGAAGCCTGTCGCCTTCTTCAGATGATGGTTCAGAGCAAATCCAGTGATGTCCAGATGGATGATTTCTTCAAGGACAAGAAATTGGTTTTTCCAAATGCTGCTTCCTTTAGCATCGTGATTGATGGCTTACTCACAAATGGTCAATTGGACCTTGCTCTGAGTCTCTTCAATGACATTAAACAATTTGTTGGTAGGCCAAGCGTTTTGATGTACAACAATTTGATCAATGGTCTCTGCGATTCTAATAGATTGGAGGAAAGCCGTGAGCTCTTGAGAGAGATGAAAGTGTTAGAAATTGAACCAACTCATTTCACCTACAACTCAATATTTGGATGCCTGTGTAAAAGAAAGGATGTTTTAGGAGCAATCGATATGTTGAAAGTGATGCGTGCTTGTGGGCATGAACCGTGGATAAAAAATTCCACCCTTCTTGTGAAAGAACTGTGTGATCATGGCAGGGCTGTAGAAGCATGCGGTTTTCTTGACAGCATGGTTAAGCTAGGATTCCTTCCTGATATAGTTTCCTACTCTGCAGCAATGGGGGGTTTGATCAAGATTCAAGAAGTGGATCGAGCACTGAACTTGCTCAGGGATTTGAGCTCTCGAGGCCATTGTCCGGATGTGGTTGCTTTTAACATAATGATGAGAGGGCTCTGCAAGGTCAACCGAGTTGCAGAAGCTGAAAAATTGTTGGATGAGATTGTTGTGAAGGGTCTCTGTCCTTCAGTTGTGAGTTACAATCTGCTTATAGATAGTTGGTGCAAGAGTGGTTCTGTTGATAGGGCCATGGCTCTTCTGTCGAGAATGTCTGGAGAAGACAGGGAGCCCAATGTCTTCACTTACTCAACTTTGGTGGATGGATTTTGCAGAGAAGAAAGGCCTGATGATGCACTCTTGGTTTGGAATGAGATGGAAAGAAAAGGCTGTTCTCCTAATAGAGTTGCTTTTATGGCACTTATTTATGGTCTTTGCAAGTGCAATAGACCAACTGCAGCACTCCAATATTTACGTGAGATGGAACACAGAGAAATGAAGCCTGACTCATTCATTTATATTGCATTGCTAAGTGCTTTTCTATCTGATATGAACTTGGCCTCTGCATTTGAGATTTTTAAGGAGATGGTTTATTCAGGATTTTTCCCAAAATCCCATGATAAAAGTTACCCCATTGTAATGGATGCAATAGACAAATTTTCCAAGGATCACAGAACATCCTCAGGCATACAAGTTTTAATGGAAGAGGGTAAACTTCCTACACGCTGTCTTCAATGA
- the LOC137827722 gene encoding E3 ubiquitin ligase BIG BROTHER-related, producing the protein MENDTTAAATANNNTAAAANNNTATAKVGSGGVKSNNHNLEEEHSNLNGEEHMAEQVEAEEEEDREADVGEGEPTGSAPNPRQPSRTPFTNLSQVDADLALARTLQEQERAYMMLRMNNEGSDYGSWEGASYLHDGDDFDDLHDGTDVDEDDDEDDDDDEDDDNDEYEDEDAFDVHAHASAGEHDNPSIEFDPDVFSSDEAYARALQEAEEREMAARLLALAGINDREAEDIEEHGANSQDAWEDVDPDELSYEELLALGEVVGTESRGLSTDTIACLPSLNYKIGSDQHGSNDSCVICRVDFEDGESLTHLSCKHLYHPECINNWLKINKVCPVCSTEVSASGSNL; encoded by the exons ATGGAGAACGACACCACCGCCGCCGCCACCGCTAACAATAACACCGCCGCCGCTGCTAACAATAACACCGCCACCGCGAAAGTAGGTTCTGGAGGAGTGAAATCGAACAATCATAACCTAGAGGAGGAGCATTCCAATTTGAATGGCGAAGAGCACATGGCAGAGCAAGTGGAGgcggaagaggaagaagatcgAGAAGCCGATGTAGGCGAAGGAGAACCAACTGGATCTGCACCCAATCCTCGCCAACCGTCGCGAACCCCTTTCACTAATCTCAGCCAGGTCGATGCTGACCTCGCTCTCGCTCGAACCCTCCAGGAGCAG GAAAGGGCATATATGATGCTGAGAATGAATAATGAAGGAAGTGATTATGGTAGTTGGGAAGGTGCAAGCTATTTGCACGATGGAGATGATTTTGATGATCTGCATGATGGTACTGATGTGGATGAGGATGATGacgaggatgatgatgatgatgaagatgatgataatGATGAGTACGAGGATGAAGATGCATTTGATGTCCATGCTCATGCTAGTGCTGGAGAACATGATAATCCCAGCATTGAATTTGACCCAGATGTTTTTTCAAGCGACGAAGCATATGCAAGAGCATTACAGGAAGCTGAAGAGAGGGAGATGGCAGCTAGATTGTTGGCTCTTGCTGGGATAAATGATC GGGAGGCGGAGGACATAGAGGAACATGGTGCTAATTCTCAG GATGCTTGGGAGGACGTTGATCCAGATGAACTTTCATACGAG GAGTTACTGGCATTGGGTGAAGTAGTTGGAACTGAGAGCAGAGGTCTTTCAACTGACACTATTGCCTGTTTGCCTTCACTCAACTACAAGATTGGGAGCGATCAGCATGGAAGCAATGATTC GTGTGTCATTTGCCGGGTGGACTTTGAGGATGGTGAATCTTTAACACATCTTTCCTGCAAACATCTGTACCATCCTGAGTGTATCAACAATTGGTTGAAAATAAACAAG GTTTGCCCAGTCTGTAGTACCGAGGTATCTGCTTCTGGGAGCAACTTGTAG
- the LOC137828661 gene encoding pentatricopeptide repeat-containing protein At5g08305, with amino-acid sequence MLGVSWSCKITNLNQNLLSLLEKCKSMLELKQLHAVVISFGLSQDDPFISKILCFSALSNSGDINYSYRVFSQLSIPTIFNWNTIIRGYSNSKTPVNSLSVFLKMLRLGVAPDYFTYPFLVKASARLLNQELGVSVHAHIIQTGHESDRFIQNSLIHMYASCGNIMWAQKVFDSIQGKNLVSWNSMLDGYAKCGEMVTAQKVFESMLEKDVRSWSSLINAYVKAGDYSEAMSVFEKMRAVGPKANEVTMVSVSCACAHLGALEKGKMIHKYIVDSGLPLTLVLQTSLVDMYAKCGAIEEALLVFRGVSKSQTDVLIWNAIIGGLATHGLVEESLKLFKEMQTVGIQPDEVTYLCLLAACAHGGLVKEAWYFFESLNKCGMTPTIEHYACMVDVLARADQLTTAYQFIRRMPIEPTAAMLGALLSGCINHRNLALAETVGKKLIELEPNHDGRYIGLSNVYAFDKRWDDARSMREAMDRRGVKKSPGFSFVEISGVLHRFIAHDKTHPDSEETNCMLNFVFRQMKFSWYKDNEEKSLEDTSTGDELLLF; translated from the coding sequence ATGCTTGGTGTCTCATGGTCAtgtaaaattacaaatttaaaccAAAATCTACTTAGCCTCCTTGAAAAATGCAAATCAATGCTTGAACTGAAGCAACTTCATGCTGTTGTGATCTCCTTCGGCTTATCTCAAGATGATCCATTTATATCCAAAATTCTTTGTTTTTCTGCTCTATCCAACTCAGGCGACATTAACTATTCCTACAGGGTTTTCTCTCAGCTTTCCATTCCAACAATTTTTAACTGGAATACAATCATAAGAGGCTACTCAAATAGCAAAACTCCAGTTAATTCCCTGTCTGTTTTTCTAAAGATGCTGCGACTTGGGGTTGCACCGGATTACTTTACATACCCATTTCTTGTGAAGGCATCAGCACGCCTTTTAAACCAGGAACTTGGTGTATCTGTGCATGCTCATATTATACAAACTGGACACGAGTCTGACAGATTTATTCAGAATTCTTTGATTCACATGTATGCTTCTTGCGGGAATATTATGTGGGCTCAAAAGGTGTTTGACAGTATACAGGGAAAAAATTTGGTTTCATGGAATTCCATGTTGGATGGCTATGCTAAGTGTGGAGAAATGGTTACGGCTCAGAAAGTTTTTGAGTCTATGTTAGAGAAGGATGTTCGATCGTGGAGCTCTTTGATTAACGCTTATGTTAAGGCTGGGGATTATAGCGAAGCTATGTCTGTCTTTGAAAAGATGAGGGCTGTTGGGCCCAAAGCCAATGAAGTTACCATGGTGAGTGTATCATGTGCTTGTGCACACCTGGGTGCTTTAGAGAAGGGTAAAATGATACACAAGTACATAGTTGACAGTGGATTGCCACTGACATTAGTCTTGCAGACTTCTCTTGTGGACATGTACGCCAAATGTGGGGCAATAGAAGAGGCTTTGCTTGTATTCCGTGGGGTCTCTAAGAGTCAAACTGATGTGTTGATTTGGAATGCAATAATTGGAGGTCTTGCAACACATGGATTAGTAGAAGAATCCCTTAAATTGTTTAAGGAAATGCAAACGGTTGGTATCCAGCCTGATGAGGTCACGTACTTGTGCTTGTTGGCTGCTTGTGCACATGGAGGGTTAGTTAAGGAAGCATGGTACTTCTTTGAGAGTCTTAATAAATGTGGCATGACACCTACAATCGAGCACTATGCTTGCATGGTCGATGTGTTGGCTCGTGCAGATCAATTAACCACGGCATACCAATTTATTCGTCGAATGCCCATAGAGCCAACAGCTGCCATGTTAGGGGCCCTGCTTAGTGGGTGTATTAACCACAGAAATTTAGCTCTTGCAGAAACAGTTGGCAAGAAGCTTATTGAGCTAGAACCAAATCATGATGGTAGATATATTGGCTTATCTAATGTTTATGCTTTCGACAAACGCTGGGATGATGCAAGAAGCATGAGAGAAGCTATGGATAGGAGAGGGGTGAAAAAATCACCCGGGTTTAGTTTTGTTGAAATATCTGGAGTCCTTCACAGATTTATTGCTCACGATAAAACGCATCCTGATTCAGAGGAAACTAATTGTATGCTAAATTTTGTTTTCCGCCAAATGAAATTTAGTTGGTACAAAGACAATGAGGAAAAGTCGCTGGAGGATACATCAACAGGAGATGAGTTGCTTCTCTTTTGA